A single window of Gadus morhua chromosome 22, gadMor3.0, whole genome shotgun sequence DNA harbors:
- the LOC115535979 gene encoding uncharacterized protein LOC115535979 isoform X2 — protein sequence MMIADPFRPRPVPKLTWAAAVPFPRSTWIHPYVPEDDFDRVSYTIWKNAQRQGTGVLRTRTTKEVEVDRDQRSLATPCSERCTVGAEDQEGRVKREAEEMLSMVRQELEDLYSDKSKESQGWEDELSRIEIPGARVEMKRSSAGILLKGVKQICVDGSSQPTSAESLIPLRPFTRGRSLHPAALPEASTPGRSRPAHPADTGRAPRRADQQDTPARTSRACQTEGVYYSSDSGDDSHGLPGPRRLTADRSSNEEAAAPTFGSGQCPCGASGPRQKPATCYSSFCDLDLPCRPLQPEACDAALPEPSPVAAQTDVSLALPTPTPNIKPFQPFEVSSGRKWDPQALERECDRRLLATDQMASVFPAGAPAVVPPVSMSALALAMIPDDQVVPFPLNPLAQFHVPAAFSTAAPAPAFFPPVWCRVKAPIQGRAPTPRARLSSKVPAPRQQGAYDLLADFPVLRPHNVKRGVGPAAQVWGADGRRRGLAAVPQDNLNQQPGGDGDREQGKEHSQPLVPRPVCEGGQGFTLALAPPPLAKPGLSNLPVANCGGAVHTQPITETDASVGVDMTSTRVDLASHAAATPEKAGGSDTQRTTDAGGNVKGESPAAKKNAACQATPPSMVANPSRAPCPHAVLQPMRLDFTPPTQRLPPRL from the exons ATGATGATAGCAGATCCTTTTAGACCACGACCGGTGCCAAAGCTAACATGGGCCGCGGCTGTGCCCTTTCCACGCTCTACTTGGATCCACCCATACGTACCGGAGGACGACTTTGACCGTGTTTCCTACACGATATGGAAGAACGCACAGAGACAGGGTACTGGTGTGCTGCGGACGAGGACGACGAAGGAGGTTGAAGTAGACAGAGATCAACGCTCTCTCGCGACACCCTGCAGCGAACGCTGTACTGTAGGAGCAGAGGACCAGGAAGGACG GGTCAAGAGGGAAGCAGAAGAGATGTTGTCCATGGTTCGCCAAGAGTTGGAGGACCTGTATTCAGACAAAAGTAAGGAGTCACAAGGATGGGAAGATGAGCTGAGCAGAATAGAGATCCCG GGGGCCCGCGTCGAGATGAAAAGAAGCAGCGCTGGGATTCTGCTCAAGGGGGTGAAACAGATTTGTGTGGACGGAAGCAGCCAGCCTACCAGCGCAGAGTCTCTGATCCCGTTACGTCCGTTCACCCGAGGGAGGTCCCTTCACCCCGCCGCCCTCCCCGAGGCCTCCACACCTGGGAGGAGCCGTCCCGCCCACCCTGCCGACACAGGTCGCGCCCCCCGACGGGCAGATCAGCAGGACACTCCCGCCCGTACCTCTCGTGCCTGTCAGACTGAAGGCGTCTACTACAGCAGCGATAGCGGCGACGATTCCCACGGGCTCCCGGGCCCGCGTCGCTTGACCGCCGACAGAAGCAGCAACGAAGAAGCGGCGGCTCCCACCTTCGGCAGTGGGCAGTGCCCCTGCGGAGCTTCCGGGCCTCGGCAGAAGCCCGCTACGTGCTATAGCTCCTTCTGCGACCTAGACCTCCCTTGTCGGCCCCTCCAGCCCGAGGCCTGCGATGCGGCCCTACCCGAGCCTTCGCCTGTGGCTGCCCAAACAGATGTCTCCCTCGCTCTACCAACGCCGACGCCCAATATCAAACCCTTCCAACCTTTTGAGGTGAGCTCGGGCCGTAAGTGGGATCCCCAAGCTCTTGAACGAGAATGCGACCGTCGACTGCTTGCTACCGACCAAATGGCTTCGGTGTTTCCTGCTGGCGCCCCTGCCGTGGTTCCTCCCGTATCCATGTCAGCTCTGGCTTTGGCAATGATCCCCGACGACCAAGTGGTGCCCTTTCCCCTCAACCCCCTCGCCCAGTTCCATGTTCCCGCGGCGTTCAGCAcagccgcccccgcccccgccttcTTCCCCCCCGTCTGGTGCCGGGTGAAGGCTCCGATCCAGGGCAGGGCACCAACACCGCGGGCGAGGCTGTCGTCCAAGGTTCCAGCTCCGCGTCAGCAGGGCGCCTACGACCTACTGGCTGACTTCCCCGTACTCCGGCCCCATAACGTCAAGCGAGGCGTGGGCCCGGCGGCCCAGGTCTGGGGCGcagacgggaggaggaggggcctgGCGGCGGTGCCGCAGGATAACCTCAACCAGCAGCCCGGTggggacggagacagagagcagggcAAGGAGCACAGCCAGCCCCTGGTCCCCAGGCCCGTGTGTGAAGGAGGTCAGGGGTTCACGCTGGCCCTGGCTCCCCCACCTCTAGCCAAGCCAGGCCTGAGCAACCTTCCTGTGGCCAATTGCGGAGGGGCAGTCCACACACAGCCGATTACAg AGACCGACGCAAGTGTAGGCGTAGACATGACCAGCACCCGCGTCGACCTCGCCAGCCATGCAGCTGCCACGCCGGAGAAAGCCGGGGGCAGCGATACCCAGCGCACGACGGACGCCGGCGGCAATG TCAAGGGCGAGTCTCCGGCTGCAAAGAAGAATGCTGCTTGCCAGGCCACACCTCCCTCTATGGTAGCCAATCCGTCGAGAGCTCCATGCCCCCATGCCGTTCTCCAGCCAATGAGATTGGACTTTACCCCCCCAACCCAG
- the LOC115535979 gene encoding uncharacterized protein LOC115535979 isoform X1 has product MMIADPFRPRPVPKLTWAAAVPFPRSTWIHPYVPEDDFDRVSYTIWKNAQRQGTGVLRTRTTKEVEVDRDQRSLATPCSERCTVGAEDQEGRVKREAEEMLSMVRQELEDLYSDKSKESQGWEDELSRIEIPGARVEMKRSSAGILLKGVKQICVDGSSQPTSAESLIPLRPFTRGRSLHPAALPEASTPGRSRPAHPADTGRAPRRADQQDTPARTSRACQTEGVYYSSDSGDDSHGLPGPRRLTADRSSNEEAAAPTFGSGQCPCGASGPRQKPATCYSSFCDLDLPCRPLQPEACDAALPEPSPVAAQTDVSLALPTPTPNIKPFQPFEVSSGRKWDPQALERECDRRLLATDQMASVFPAGAPAVVPPVSMSALALAMIPDDQVVPFPLNPLAQFHVPAAFSTAAPAPAFFPPVWCRVKAPIQGRAPTPRARLSSKVPAPRQQGAYDLLADFPVLRPHNVKRGVGPAAQVWGADGRRRGLAAVPQDNLNQQPGGDGDREQGKEHSQPLVPRPVCEGGQGFTLALAPPPLAKPGLSNLPVANCGGAVHTQPITETDASVGVDMTSTRVDLASHAAATPEKAGGSDTQRTTDAGGNVKGESPAAKKNAACQATPPSMVANPSRAPCPHAVLQPMRLDFTPPTQSQVKKRQL; this is encoded by the exons ATGATGATAGCAGATCCTTTTAGACCACGACCGGTGCCAAAGCTAACATGGGCCGCGGCTGTGCCCTTTCCACGCTCTACTTGGATCCACCCATACGTACCGGAGGACGACTTTGACCGTGTTTCCTACACGATATGGAAGAACGCACAGAGACAGGGTACTGGTGTGCTGCGGACGAGGACGACGAAGGAGGTTGAAGTAGACAGAGATCAACGCTCTCTCGCGACACCCTGCAGCGAACGCTGTACTGTAGGAGCAGAGGACCAGGAAGGACG GGTCAAGAGGGAAGCAGAAGAGATGTTGTCCATGGTTCGCCAAGAGTTGGAGGACCTGTATTCAGACAAAAGTAAGGAGTCACAAGGATGGGAAGATGAGCTGAGCAGAATAGAGATCCCG GGGGCCCGCGTCGAGATGAAAAGAAGCAGCGCTGGGATTCTGCTCAAGGGGGTGAAACAGATTTGTGTGGACGGAAGCAGCCAGCCTACCAGCGCAGAGTCTCTGATCCCGTTACGTCCGTTCACCCGAGGGAGGTCCCTTCACCCCGCCGCCCTCCCCGAGGCCTCCACACCTGGGAGGAGCCGTCCCGCCCACCCTGCCGACACAGGTCGCGCCCCCCGACGGGCAGATCAGCAGGACACTCCCGCCCGTACCTCTCGTGCCTGTCAGACTGAAGGCGTCTACTACAGCAGCGATAGCGGCGACGATTCCCACGGGCTCCCGGGCCCGCGTCGCTTGACCGCCGACAGAAGCAGCAACGAAGAAGCGGCGGCTCCCACCTTCGGCAGTGGGCAGTGCCCCTGCGGAGCTTCCGGGCCTCGGCAGAAGCCCGCTACGTGCTATAGCTCCTTCTGCGACCTAGACCTCCCTTGTCGGCCCCTCCAGCCCGAGGCCTGCGATGCGGCCCTACCCGAGCCTTCGCCTGTGGCTGCCCAAACAGATGTCTCCCTCGCTCTACCAACGCCGACGCCCAATATCAAACCCTTCCAACCTTTTGAGGTGAGCTCGGGCCGTAAGTGGGATCCCCAAGCTCTTGAACGAGAATGCGACCGTCGACTGCTTGCTACCGACCAAATGGCTTCGGTGTTTCCTGCTGGCGCCCCTGCCGTGGTTCCTCCCGTATCCATGTCAGCTCTGGCTTTGGCAATGATCCCCGACGACCAAGTGGTGCCCTTTCCCCTCAACCCCCTCGCCCAGTTCCATGTTCCCGCGGCGTTCAGCAcagccgcccccgcccccgccttcTTCCCCCCCGTCTGGTGCCGGGTGAAGGCTCCGATCCAGGGCAGGGCACCAACACCGCGGGCGAGGCTGTCGTCCAAGGTTCCAGCTCCGCGTCAGCAGGGCGCCTACGACCTACTGGCTGACTTCCCCGTACTCCGGCCCCATAACGTCAAGCGAGGCGTGGGCCCGGCGGCCCAGGTCTGGGGCGcagacgggaggaggaggggcctgGCGGCGGTGCCGCAGGATAACCTCAACCAGCAGCCCGGTggggacggagacagagagcagggcAAGGAGCACAGCCAGCCCCTGGTCCCCAGGCCCGTGTGTGAAGGAGGTCAGGGGTTCACGCTGGCCCTGGCTCCCCCACCTCTAGCCAAGCCAGGCCTGAGCAACCTTCCTGTGGCCAATTGCGGAGGGGCAGTCCACACACAGCCGATTACAg AGACCGACGCAAGTGTAGGCGTAGACATGACCAGCACCCGCGTCGACCTCGCCAGCCATGCAGCTGCCACGCCGGAGAAAGCCGGGGGCAGCGATACCCAGCGCACGACGGACGCCGGCGGCAATG TCAAGGGCGAGTCTCCGGCTGCAAAGAAGAATGCTGCTTGCCAGGCCACACCTCCCTCTATGGTAGCCAATCCGTCGAGAGCTCCATGCCCCCATGCCGTTCTCCAGCCAATGAGATTGGACTTTACCCCCCCAACCCAG